The Impatiens glandulifera chromosome 8, dImpGla2.1, whole genome shotgun sequence genome includes a window with the following:
- the LOC124911163 gene encoding topless-related protein 4-like isoform X2 — translation MSSLSRELVFLILQFLEEEKFKDSVHRLELESGYFFNMRYFEELVTNGEWDDIEKYLSGFTKVDDNRYSMKIFFEIRKQKYLEALDRKDRSTAVEILVKDLKVFAAFNEDLFKEITQLLTLENFRDNEQLSKYGDTKSARNIMLAELKKLIEANPLFRDKLAFPSLKNSRLRTLINQSLNWQHQLCKNPKSNPDIKTLFVDHSCGQSQPNGARAPSPVANPLMGAAPKTGGFLPLSAHGPFPSAPAPPMPTSLAGWMASPSSVPHPSALTVPIGFTTPNNSALLKRPRSPPTNNTAADYQSADSEHVLKRARPFGMIDEVNNHLVNMLPVGFSAQSQSHGQSSYSSDDLPKAVVMNLNTGSAVKSMDFYPAQQTILLVGTNTGDIMLWELGSRERLVVRNFKVWELATCSVSLQASLSGDYAASVNRVTWSPDGTLFGVAYSKHIFHVYSYKGGDDVRNHIEVDAHVGSVNDIAFSYPNKQLSVITCGEDRLIKVWDAATGAKQFIFEGHEAPVYSLCPHQKENIQFIFSTATNGKIKAWLYDNAGSRVDYDAPGHSSTAMAYSADGSRLFSCGTNKEGDSYLVEWNESEGAVKRTYHGLGKRANEVVQFDTTRNRFLAVGDEFMVKIWDMDNLNIFTTIDADGGLSASPCVRFSREGLFLAVSTNDNGIKILANSDGVRCLRTLESRSFDVSKVGSAPIVKCVQAPSITAFGSASGTVGSNVIDRPGQMVPILAMNGDNARSLPDVKPRINEESTEKSRIWKLTEVNEASQCRSLRLPDNLTTTRVSRLLYTNSGLAILALSANAVHKLWKWQRSERNVTGKSTANIAPQLWQPASGTLMTNDISNTNPEEAVSCFALSKNDSYVMSASGGKVTLFNMMTFKTMTTFMASPPAATFLAFHPQDNNIIAIGMEDSSIQIYNVRSDEAKTKLKGHQKRITGLAFSNVLNILVSSGADSQLCVWSTDVWEKQTSKFLQVPTGRTQAPLADTKVQFHQDQIHLMVVHETQIAIYEAPKLDCLKQWVPREASGPITHAAYSCDSQSIYVSFEDGSIGILTAANLRLRCRINPSAYLPTNPSLRAHPLVIAAHPTDTNQFALGLSDGGVYIIEPLESEGKWGTSPPHENGAGPSTAPSGAPVSDQPQR, via the exons ATGTCATCCTTGAGCAGAGAGCTTGTCTTCCTTATTCTTCAGTTTTTGGAGGAAGAGAAATTCAAAGACAGTGTTCATAG ACTGGAGCTAGAATCAGGATATTTCTTCAACATGAGATATTTTGAGGAATTAGTGACAAATGGAGAATGGGATGATATTGAGAAGTATTTATCGGGATTTACAAAGGTAGATGATAACAGATACTCAATGAAGATCTTTTTCGAGATTCGGAAACAAAAGTATTTGGAAGCCCTCGACAG GAAAGATCGTTCTACGGCTGTGGAGATTCTAGTGAAGGATTTGAAAGTCTTTGCAGCGTTTAATGAAGATCTCTTTAAAGAAATAACTCAGCTTCTAACCTTGGAGAATTTTAG GGATAATGAGCAATTATCTAAGTATGGGGATACAAAGTCTGCTAGGAATATAATGCTCGCTGAACTGAAAAAGTTGATTGAAGCTAACCCTTTGTTTAGAGATAAGCTGGCGTTTCCTAGTCTGAAAAACTCGAGGCTTAGGACACTAATCAACCAGAG CTTGAATTGGCAGCACCAGCTTTGTAAGAATCCAAAGTCTAACCCTGACATCAAGACCTTATTTGTAGACCATTCTTGTGGACAATCGCAGCCAAATGGTGCCCGTGCTCCATCACCTGTTGCTAATCCCTTAATGGGTGCTGCTCCTAAAACCGGGGGGTTTCTACCTTTAAGTGCACATGGA CCATTTCCATCTGCACCCGCTCCTCCTATGCCAACTTCTCTTGCCGGTTGGATGGCTAGTCCTTCTTCTGTTCCTCATCCCTCAGCATTGACTGTGCCCATTGGTTTCACCACTCCTAATAATTCTG CACTTTTAAAGCGTCCAAGATCTCCTCCTACAAACAACACTGCTGCGGATTATCAGTCAGCAGATTCTGAACATGTATTAAAGAGAGCAAGACCTTTTGGAATGATAGATGAA GTTAACAACCATCTTGTTAATATGCTACCAGTTGGATTTAGTGCTCAGAGTCAGAGCCATGGTCAGAGTTCATATTCTTCTGATGATTTGCCAAAAGCTGTTGTCATGAATCTTAATACAGGATCAGCTGTTAAGAGCATGGATTTCTATCCTGCTCAACAAACTATTCTTCTTG TTGGGACCAATACCGGCGATATTATGTTATGGGAGTTAGGCAGTCGTGAGAGACTCGTTGTTCGTAACTTCAAGGTTTGGGAACTTGCAACTTGTTCTGTCTCGTTACAG GCATCTCTATCCGGTGATTATGCTGCATCGGTCAATCGTGTAACATGGAGTCCCGATGGTACCTTGTTTG GTGTTGCATACTCTAAGCACATTTTTCATGTATACTCGTATAAAGGAGGTGATGATGTCCGCAACCATATAGAG GTTGATGCTCACGTTGGAAGTGTCAATGACATTGCTTTCTCTTATCCAAATAAACAACTCTCAGTTATCACTTGTGGCGAGGATAGGCTCATCAAG GTGTGGGATGCGGCTACGGGAGCCAAACAATTCATCTTCGAGGGACACGAAGCACCCGTATACTCTTTGTGTCCGCACCAAAAGGAGAATATTCAG TTTATCTTTTCAACTGCAACAAATGGGAAAATAAAGGCATGGCTATATGATAATGCGGGATCTAGAGTTGACTATGATGCACCAGGTCATTCCTCCACTGCAATGGCATACAGTGCTGATGGATCGAG GTTGTTTTCGTGTGGAACCAATAAAGAAGGAGATTCTTACCTTGTGGAATGGAATGAAAGCGAAGGTGCAGTCAAACGTACTTATCATGGACTTGGAAAGCGAGCGAATGAAGTTGTCCAATTTGACACCACTAGGAACCGGTTCTTAGCAGTTGGAGATGAATTCATGGTGAAAATTTGGGATATGGACAatcttaatatatttacaaCAATAGATGCAGATGGTGGACTCTCg GCTTCTCCTTGTGTTAGATTCAGCAGGGAAGGGCTATTTTTGGCTGTCTCAACAAATGATAACGGTATTAAAATCTTGGCAAATTCAGATGGAGTTCGGTGTCTTCGAACTCTAGAAAGTAGATCGTTTGATGTTTCTAAGGTTGGCTCTGCGCCAATTGTGAAG TGTGTACAGGCCCCTTCTATAACTGCGTTTGGTTCTGCTAGTGGAACTGTTGGATCAAACGTCATCGACCGTCCTGGTCAGATGGTGCCGATTCTTGCAATG AATGGTGATAATGCAAGAAGCTTGCCAGATGTAAAACCTAGAATTAACGAGGAATCAACAGAAAAGTCTAGGATTTGGAAACTGACAGAAGTGAACGAGGCATCACAGTGTCGATCCTTGAGACTGCCTGATAATTTGACTACAACAAGG GTATCGAGGTTGCTATATACAAATTCTGGACTCGCTATATTGGCTTTATCAGCAAATGCAGTCCACAAACTTTGGAAATGGCAGAGAAGTGAAAGGAACGTAACTGGGAAA TCAACTGCTAACATCGCACCTCAACTGTGGCAACCCGCGAGTGGAACTTTGATGACAAACGATATTAGTAACACTAATCCTGAAGAGGCTGTTTCTTGCTTTGCACTTTCGAAAAATGACTCTTATGTTATGTCTGCTTCTGGAGGCAAAGTCACTTTGTTCAATATGATGACTTTCAAG ACTATGACCACATTCATGGCGTCACCACCAGCAGCAACATTTCTGGCGTTCCATCCACAAGACAATAATATTATTGCCATTGGCATGGAAGATTCGTCAATCCAAATATACAATGTCAGATCCGACGAG GCTAAAACCAAACTCAAAGGCCACCAGAAGAGAATAACTGGGCTTGCCTTCTCTAATGTTTTGAATATCTTAGTGTCTTCAGGGGCAGATTCTCAG CTTTGTGTCTGGAGTACAGATGTGTGGGAGAAGCAGACAAGTAAGTTCTTGCAGGTTCCGACTGGTCGAACACAGGCTCCTTTAGCCGACACCAAAGTGCAGTTTCACCAAGATCAGATCCATTTAATGGTAGTTCATGAAACTCAGATAGCCATATATGAAGCTCCTAAGCTCGATTGCCTTAAGCAG TGGGTCCCGCGAGAAGCGAGTGGTCCGATCACACATGCAGCCTATTCATGCGACAGTCAGTCCATTTATGTCAGCTTTGAAGATGGAAGTATAGGCATTTTAACTGCTGCTAACTTACGGTTGAGATGTCGAATTAATCCATCTGCTTATCTACCTACAAACCCGAG CTTAAGAGCACATCCTCTGGTCATTGCTGCTCATCCAACCGACACTAATCAGTTTGCTTTGGGACTTAGCGATGGTGGAGTTTACATCATCGAACCGTTAGAATCGGAAGGAAAATGGGGCACTTCTCCACCACATGAAAATGGTGCCGGGCCAAGCACAGCTCCATCTGGTGCCCCCGTTTCAGATCAACCCCAAAGGTAA
- the LOC124911163 gene encoding topless-related protein 4-like isoform X1 encodes MSSLSRELVFLILQFLEEEKFKDSVHRLELESGYFFNMRYFEELVTNGEWDDIEKYLSGFTKVDDNRYSMKIFFEIRKQKYLEALDRKDRSTAVEILVKDLKVFAAFNEDLFKEITQLLTLENFRDNEQLSKYGDTKSARNIMLAELKKLIEANPLFRDKLAFPSLKNSRLRTLINQSLNWQHQLCKNPKSNPDIKTLFVDHSCGQSQPNGARAPSPVANPLMGAAPKTGGFLPLSAHGPFPSAPAPPMPTSLAGWMASPSSVPHPSALTVPIGFTTPNNSAALLKRPRSPPTNNTAADYQSADSEHVLKRARPFGMIDEVNNHLVNMLPVGFSAQSQSHGQSSYSSDDLPKAVVMNLNTGSAVKSMDFYPAQQTILLVGTNTGDIMLWELGSRERLVVRNFKVWELATCSVSLQASLSGDYAASVNRVTWSPDGTLFGVAYSKHIFHVYSYKGGDDVRNHIEVDAHVGSVNDIAFSYPNKQLSVITCGEDRLIKVWDAATGAKQFIFEGHEAPVYSLCPHQKENIQFIFSTATNGKIKAWLYDNAGSRVDYDAPGHSSTAMAYSADGSRLFSCGTNKEGDSYLVEWNESEGAVKRTYHGLGKRANEVVQFDTTRNRFLAVGDEFMVKIWDMDNLNIFTTIDADGGLSASPCVRFSREGLFLAVSTNDNGIKILANSDGVRCLRTLESRSFDVSKVGSAPIVKCVQAPSITAFGSASGTVGSNVIDRPGQMVPILAMNGDNARSLPDVKPRINEESTEKSRIWKLTEVNEASQCRSLRLPDNLTTTRVSRLLYTNSGLAILALSANAVHKLWKWQRSERNVTGKSTANIAPQLWQPASGTLMTNDISNTNPEEAVSCFALSKNDSYVMSASGGKVTLFNMMTFKTMTTFMASPPAATFLAFHPQDNNIIAIGMEDSSIQIYNVRSDEAKTKLKGHQKRITGLAFSNVLNILVSSGADSQLCVWSTDVWEKQTSKFLQVPTGRTQAPLADTKVQFHQDQIHLMVVHETQIAIYEAPKLDCLKQWVPREASGPITHAAYSCDSQSIYVSFEDGSIGILTAANLRLRCRINPSAYLPTNPSLRAHPLVIAAHPTDTNQFALGLSDGGVYIIEPLESEGKWGTSPPHENGAGPSTAPSGAPVSDQPQR; translated from the exons ATGTCATCCTTGAGCAGAGAGCTTGTCTTCCTTATTCTTCAGTTTTTGGAGGAAGAGAAATTCAAAGACAGTGTTCATAG ACTGGAGCTAGAATCAGGATATTTCTTCAACATGAGATATTTTGAGGAATTAGTGACAAATGGAGAATGGGATGATATTGAGAAGTATTTATCGGGATTTACAAAGGTAGATGATAACAGATACTCAATGAAGATCTTTTTCGAGATTCGGAAACAAAAGTATTTGGAAGCCCTCGACAG GAAAGATCGTTCTACGGCTGTGGAGATTCTAGTGAAGGATTTGAAAGTCTTTGCAGCGTTTAATGAAGATCTCTTTAAAGAAATAACTCAGCTTCTAACCTTGGAGAATTTTAG GGATAATGAGCAATTATCTAAGTATGGGGATACAAAGTCTGCTAGGAATATAATGCTCGCTGAACTGAAAAAGTTGATTGAAGCTAACCCTTTGTTTAGAGATAAGCTGGCGTTTCCTAGTCTGAAAAACTCGAGGCTTAGGACACTAATCAACCAGAG CTTGAATTGGCAGCACCAGCTTTGTAAGAATCCAAAGTCTAACCCTGACATCAAGACCTTATTTGTAGACCATTCTTGTGGACAATCGCAGCCAAATGGTGCCCGTGCTCCATCACCTGTTGCTAATCCCTTAATGGGTGCTGCTCCTAAAACCGGGGGGTTTCTACCTTTAAGTGCACATGGA CCATTTCCATCTGCACCCGCTCCTCCTATGCCAACTTCTCTTGCCGGTTGGATGGCTAGTCCTTCTTCTGTTCCTCATCCCTCAGCATTGACTGTGCCCATTGGTTTCACCACTCCTAATAATTCTG CAGCACTTTTAAAGCGTCCAAGATCTCCTCCTACAAACAACACTGCTGCGGATTATCAGTCAGCAGATTCTGAACATGTATTAAAGAGAGCAAGACCTTTTGGAATGATAGATGAA GTTAACAACCATCTTGTTAATATGCTACCAGTTGGATTTAGTGCTCAGAGTCAGAGCCATGGTCAGAGTTCATATTCTTCTGATGATTTGCCAAAAGCTGTTGTCATGAATCTTAATACAGGATCAGCTGTTAAGAGCATGGATTTCTATCCTGCTCAACAAACTATTCTTCTTG TTGGGACCAATACCGGCGATATTATGTTATGGGAGTTAGGCAGTCGTGAGAGACTCGTTGTTCGTAACTTCAAGGTTTGGGAACTTGCAACTTGTTCTGTCTCGTTACAG GCATCTCTATCCGGTGATTATGCTGCATCGGTCAATCGTGTAACATGGAGTCCCGATGGTACCTTGTTTG GTGTTGCATACTCTAAGCACATTTTTCATGTATACTCGTATAAAGGAGGTGATGATGTCCGCAACCATATAGAG GTTGATGCTCACGTTGGAAGTGTCAATGACATTGCTTTCTCTTATCCAAATAAACAACTCTCAGTTATCACTTGTGGCGAGGATAGGCTCATCAAG GTGTGGGATGCGGCTACGGGAGCCAAACAATTCATCTTCGAGGGACACGAAGCACCCGTATACTCTTTGTGTCCGCACCAAAAGGAGAATATTCAG TTTATCTTTTCAACTGCAACAAATGGGAAAATAAAGGCATGGCTATATGATAATGCGGGATCTAGAGTTGACTATGATGCACCAGGTCATTCCTCCACTGCAATGGCATACAGTGCTGATGGATCGAG GTTGTTTTCGTGTGGAACCAATAAAGAAGGAGATTCTTACCTTGTGGAATGGAATGAAAGCGAAGGTGCAGTCAAACGTACTTATCATGGACTTGGAAAGCGAGCGAATGAAGTTGTCCAATTTGACACCACTAGGAACCGGTTCTTAGCAGTTGGAGATGAATTCATGGTGAAAATTTGGGATATGGACAatcttaatatatttacaaCAATAGATGCAGATGGTGGACTCTCg GCTTCTCCTTGTGTTAGATTCAGCAGGGAAGGGCTATTTTTGGCTGTCTCAACAAATGATAACGGTATTAAAATCTTGGCAAATTCAGATGGAGTTCGGTGTCTTCGAACTCTAGAAAGTAGATCGTTTGATGTTTCTAAGGTTGGCTCTGCGCCAATTGTGAAG TGTGTACAGGCCCCTTCTATAACTGCGTTTGGTTCTGCTAGTGGAACTGTTGGATCAAACGTCATCGACCGTCCTGGTCAGATGGTGCCGATTCTTGCAATG AATGGTGATAATGCAAGAAGCTTGCCAGATGTAAAACCTAGAATTAACGAGGAATCAACAGAAAAGTCTAGGATTTGGAAACTGACAGAAGTGAACGAGGCATCACAGTGTCGATCCTTGAGACTGCCTGATAATTTGACTACAACAAGG GTATCGAGGTTGCTATATACAAATTCTGGACTCGCTATATTGGCTTTATCAGCAAATGCAGTCCACAAACTTTGGAAATGGCAGAGAAGTGAAAGGAACGTAACTGGGAAA TCAACTGCTAACATCGCACCTCAACTGTGGCAACCCGCGAGTGGAACTTTGATGACAAACGATATTAGTAACACTAATCCTGAAGAGGCTGTTTCTTGCTTTGCACTTTCGAAAAATGACTCTTATGTTATGTCTGCTTCTGGAGGCAAAGTCACTTTGTTCAATATGATGACTTTCAAG ACTATGACCACATTCATGGCGTCACCACCAGCAGCAACATTTCTGGCGTTCCATCCACAAGACAATAATATTATTGCCATTGGCATGGAAGATTCGTCAATCCAAATATACAATGTCAGATCCGACGAG GCTAAAACCAAACTCAAAGGCCACCAGAAGAGAATAACTGGGCTTGCCTTCTCTAATGTTTTGAATATCTTAGTGTCTTCAGGGGCAGATTCTCAG CTTTGTGTCTGGAGTACAGATGTGTGGGAGAAGCAGACAAGTAAGTTCTTGCAGGTTCCGACTGGTCGAACACAGGCTCCTTTAGCCGACACCAAAGTGCAGTTTCACCAAGATCAGATCCATTTAATGGTAGTTCATGAAACTCAGATAGCCATATATGAAGCTCCTAAGCTCGATTGCCTTAAGCAG TGGGTCCCGCGAGAAGCGAGTGGTCCGATCACACATGCAGCCTATTCATGCGACAGTCAGTCCATTTATGTCAGCTTTGAAGATGGAAGTATAGGCATTTTAACTGCTGCTAACTTACGGTTGAGATGTCGAATTAATCCATCTGCTTATCTACCTACAAACCCGAG CTTAAGAGCACATCCTCTGGTCATTGCTGCTCATCCAACCGACACTAATCAGTTTGCTTTGGGACTTAGCGATGGTGGAGTTTACATCATCGAACCGTTAGAATCGGAAGGAAAATGGGGCACTTCTCCACCACATGAAAATGGTGCCGGGCCAAGCACAGCTCCATCTGGTGCCCCCGTTTCAGATCAACCCCAAAGGTAA
- the LOC124911163 gene encoding topless-related protein 4-like isoform X3 yields MSSLSRELVFLILQFLEEEKFKDSVHRLELESGYFFNMRYFEELVTNGEWDDIEKYLSGFTKVDDNRYSMKIFFEIRKQKYLEALDRKDRSTAVEILVKDLKVFAAFNEDLFKEITQLLTLENFRDNEQLSKYGDTKSARNIMLAELKKLIEANPLFRDKLAFPSLKNSRLRTLINQSLNWQHQLCKNPKSNPDIKTLFVDHSCGQSQPNGARAPSPVANPLMGAAPKTGGFLPLSAHGPFPSAPAPPMPTSLAGWMASPSSVPHPSALTVPIGFTTPNNSAALLKRPRSPPTNNTAADYQSADSEHVLKRARPFGMIDEVNNHLVNMLPVGFSAQSQSHGQSSYSSDDLPKAVVMNLNTGSAVKSMDFYPAQQTILLVGTNTGDIMLWELGSRERLVVRNFKVWELATCSVSLQASLSGDYAASVNRVTWSPDGTLFGVAYSKHIFHVYSYKGGDDVRNHIEVDAHVGSVNDIAFSYPNKQLSVITCGEDRLIKVWDAATGAKQFIFEGHEAPVYSLCPHQKENIQFIFSTATNGKIKAWLYDNAGSRVDYDAPGHSSTAMAYSADGSRLFSCGTNKEGDSYLVEWNESEGAVKRTYHGLGKRANEVVQFDTTRNRFLAVGDEFMVKIWDMDNLNIFTTIDADGGLSASPCVRFSREGLFLAVSTNDNGIKILANSDGVRCLRTLESRSFDVSKVGSAPIVKAPSITAFGSASGTVGSNVIDRPGQMVPILAMNGDNARSLPDVKPRINEESTEKSRIWKLTEVNEASQCRSLRLPDNLTTTRVSRLLYTNSGLAILALSANAVHKLWKWQRSERNVTGKSTANIAPQLWQPASGTLMTNDISNTNPEEAVSCFALSKNDSYVMSASGGKVTLFNMMTFKTMTTFMASPPAATFLAFHPQDNNIIAIGMEDSSIQIYNVRSDEAKTKLKGHQKRITGLAFSNVLNILVSSGADSQLCVWSTDVWEKQTSKFLQVPTGRTQAPLADTKVQFHQDQIHLMVVHETQIAIYEAPKLDCLKQWVPREASGPITHAAYSCDSQSIYVSFEDGSIGILTAANLRLRCRINPSAYLPTNPSLRAHPLVIAAHPTDTNQFALGLSDGGVYIIEPLESEGKWGTSPPHENGAGPSTAPSGAPVSDQPQR; encoded by the exons ATGTCATCCTTGAGCAGAGAGCTTGTCTTCCTTATTCTTCAGTTTTTGGAGGAAGAGAAATTCAAAGACAGTGTTCATAG ACTGGAGCTAGAATCAGGATATTTCTTCAACATGAGATATTTTGAGGAATTAGTGACAAATGGAGAATGGGATGATATTGAGAAGTATTTATCGGGATTTACAAAGGTAGATGATAACAGATACTCAATGAAGATCTTTTTCGAGATTCGGAAACAAAAGTATTTGGAAGCCCTCGACAG GAAAGATCGTTCTACGGCTGTGGAGATTCTAGTGAAGGATTTGAAAGTCTTTGCAGCGTTTAATGAAGATCTCTTTAAAGAAATAACTCAGCTTCTAACCTTGGAGAATTTTAG GGATAATGAGCAATTATCTAAGTATGGGGATACAAAGTCTGCTAGGAATATAATGCTCGCTGAACTGAAAAAGTTGATTGAAGCTAACCCTTTGTTTAGAGATAAGCTGGCGTTTCCTAGTCTGAAAAACTCGAGGCTTAGGACACTAATCAACCAGAG CTTGAATTGGCAGCACCAGCTTTGTAAGAATCCAAAGTCTAACCCTGACATCAAGACCTTATTTGTAGACCATTCTTGTGGACAATCGCAGCCAAATGGTGCCCGTGCTCCATCACCTGTTGCTAATCCCTTAATGGGTGCTGCTCCTAAAACCGGGGGGTTTCTACCTTTAAGTGCACATGGA CCATTTCCATCTGCACCCGCTCCTCCTATGCCAACTTCTCTTGCCGGTTGGATGGCTAGTCCTTCTTCTGTTCCTCATCCCTCAGCATTGACTGTGCCCATTGGTTTCACCACTCCTAATAATTCTG CAGCACTTTTAAAGCGTCCAAGATCTCCTCCTACAAACAACACTGCTGCGGATTATCAGTCAGCAGATTCTGAACATGTATTAAAGAGAGCAAGACCTTTTGGAATGATAGATGAA GTTAACAACCATCTTGTTAATATGCTACCAGTTGGATTTAGTGCTCAGAGTCAGAGCCATGGTCAGAGTTCATATTCTTCTGATGATTTGCCAAAAGCTGTTGTCATGAATCTTAATACAGGATCAGCTGTTAAGAGCATGGATTTCTATCCTGCTCAACAAACTATTCTTCTTG TTGGGACCAATACCGGCGATATTATGTTATGGGAGTTAGGCAGTCGTGAGAGACTCGTTGTTCGTAACTTCAAGGTTTGGGAACTTGCAACTTGTTCTGTCTCGTTACAG GCATCTCTATCCGGTGATTATGCTGCATCGGTCAATCGTGTAACATGGAGTCCCGATGGTACCTTGTTTG GTGTTGCATACTCTAAGCACATTTTTCATGTATACTCGTATAAAGGAGGTGATGATGTCCGCAACCATATAGAG GTTGATGCTCACGTTGGAAGTGTCAATGACATTGCTTTCTCTTATCCAAATAAACAACTCTCAGTTATCACTTGTGGCGAGGATAGGCTCATCAAG GTGTGGGATGCGGCTACGGGAGCCAAACAATTCATCTTCGAGGGACACGAAGCACCCGTATACTCTTTGTGTCCGCACCAAAAGGAGAATATTCAG TTTATCTTTTCAACTGCAACAAATGGGAAAATAAAGGCATGGCTATATGATAATGCGGGATCTAGAGTTGACTATGATGCACCAGGTCATTCCTCCACTGCAATGGCATACAGTGCTGATGGATCGAG GTTGTTTTCGTGTGGAACCAATAAAGAAGGAGATTCTTACCTTGTGGAATGGAATGAAAGCGAAGGTGCAGTCAAACGTACTTATCATGGACTTGGAAAGCGAGCGAATGAAGTTGTCCAATTTGACACCACTAGGAACCGGTTCTTAGCAGTTGGAGATGAATTCATGGTGAAAATTTGGGATATGGACAatcttaatatatttacaaCAATAGATGCAGATGGTGGACTCTCg GCTTCTCCTTGTGTTAGATTCAGCAGGGAAGGGCTATTTTTGGCTGTCTCAACAAATGATAACGGTATTAAAATCTTGGCAAATTCAGATGGAGTTCGGTGTCTTCGAACTCTAGAAAGTAGATCGTTTGATGTTTCTAAGGTTGGCTCTGCGCCAATTGTGAAG GCCCCTTCTATAACTGCGTTTGGTTCTGCTAGTGGAACTGTTGGATCAAACGTCATCGACCGTCCTGGTCAGATGGTGCCGATTCTTGCAATG AATGGTGATAATGCAAGAAGCTTGCCAGATGTAAAACCTAGAATTAACGAGGAATCAACAGAAAAGTCTAGGATTTGGAAACTGACAGAAGTGAACGAGGCATCACAGTGTCGATCCTTGAGACTGCCTGATAATTTGACTACAACAAGG GTATCGAGGTTGCTATATACAAATTCTGGACTCGCTATATTGGCTTTATCAGCAAATGCAGTCCACAAACTTTGGAAATGGCAGAGAAGTGAAAGGAACGTAACTGGGAAA TCAACTGCTAACATCGCACCTCAACTGTGGCAACCCGCGAGTGGAACTTTGATGACAAACGATATTAGTAACACTAATCCTGAAGAGGCTGTTTCTTGCTTTGCACTTTCGAAAAATGACTCTTATGTTATGTCTGCTTCTGGAGGCAAAGTCACTTTGTTCAATATGATGACTTTCAAG ACTATGACCACATTCATGGCGTCACCACCAGCAGCAACATTTCTGGCGTTCCATCCACAAGACAATAATATTATTGCCATTGGCATGGAAGATTCGTCAATCCAAATATACAATGTCAGATCCGACGAG GCTAAAACCAAACTCAAAGGCCACCAGAAGAGAATAACTGGGCTTGCCTTCTCTAATGTTTTGAATATCTTAGTGTCTTCAGGGGCAGATTCTCAG CTTTGTGTCTGGAGTACAGATGTGTGGGAGAAGCAGACAAGTAAGTTCTTGCAGGTTCCGACTGGTCGAACACAGGCTCCTTTAGCCGACACCAAAGTGCAGTTTCACCAAGATCAGATCCATTTAATGGTAGTTCATGAAACTCAGATAGCCATATATGAAGCTCCTAAGCTCGATTGCCTTAAGCAG TGGGTCCCGCGAGAAGCGAGTGGTCCGATCACACATGCAGCCTATTCATGCGACAGTCAGTCCATTTATGTCAGCTTTGAAGATGGAAGTATAGGCATTTTAACTGCTGCTAACTTACGGTTGAGATGTCGAATTAATCCATCTGCTTATCTACCTACAAACCCGAG CTTAAGAGCACATCCTCTGGTCATTGCTGCTCATCCAACCGACACTAATCAGTTTGCTTTGGGACTTAGCGATGGTGGAGTTTACATCATCGAACCGTTAGAATCGGAAGGAAAATGGGGCACTTCTCCACCACATGAAAATGGTGCCGGGCCAAGCACAGCTCCATCTGGTGCCCCCGTTTCAGATCAACCCCAAAGGTAA